A genomic stretch from Empedobacter stercoris includes:
- the recG gene encoding ATP-dependent DNA helicase RecG: MYQNPLKKTIEYLKGAGPERAKTLQSEFRIFRYEDLIQHFPFRYVDKSKFYKISEISSTAAEIQLKGKIVQLEEINQGKVKRLVGKFQDGTGTLELVWFKVSSWQKEKLKNDLFKEVVLYGKPNLFNNNLSITHPEIELVEDAKNIPLGLFPIYPSTEKLTKKGITNRVLQKMMMNLFAEKIDIPENLPQNVIDHYKLVGRNEALKAIHFPKDLTELNAAIRRLKFEEFFFLNLANLSQKAVNKQKNRSNSFPEIGHYFNRFYNEYLPFELTNAQKRVVKEIRSDLRQPAQMNRLLQGDVGSGKTMVALLTMLIAVDNGYQAALIAPTEILAQQHYESITELLNGLDVSVELLTGSVTKKRRQPILENLENGNLKIIIGTHALLEDNVIFQNLGLAIIDEQHRFGVAQRAKFWRKAKLPPHILVMTATPIPRTLSMTMYGDLDVSVIDELPKGRKPIKTLHKTDAHRLSVFKFMKDEIAKGRQIYVVYPLIEESAKLELKDLMDGYESISRAFPLPEYGISIVHGRQKPADKEFEMNRFKNHETQILVATTVIEVGVNVPNASVMIIENSERFGLSQLHQLRGRVGRGEEQSYCILMTGGKLNDVSKRRIQTMCQTNDGFQVAEVDLELRGPGDMMGTQQSGVLNLKIADLSKDKEVLYAARKCVEIILNQDPTLSSPIYQNTKKYFIENHKDKVGWSQIS, translated from the coding sequence ATGTATCAAAATCCATTAAAGAAAACCATAGAATATTTGAAGGGAGCTGGTCCTGAGCGTGCTAAAACACTGCAAAGTGAATTCAGAATTTTTAGATACGAAGATTTGATACAACATTTTCCTTTTCGTTATGTTGATAAATCGAAATTTTATAAAATTTCTGAAATTTCATCTACAGCTGCCGAAATTCAATTAAAAGGCAAAATTGTTCAGTTAGAAGAAATAAATCAAGGTAAAGTAAAGCGTTTAGTTGGGAAGTTTCAGGATGGAACAGGAACGTTGGAATTGGTTTGGTTCAAGGTTTCATCTTGGCAAAAAGAGAAACTAAAAAATGATCTTTTCAAAGAAGTTGTGCTTTATGGGAAACCAAATTTATTCAATAACAATCTTAGTATTACGCATCCTGAGATAGAATTAGTTGAAGATGCTAAGAATATTCCACTTGGTTTATTTCCTATTTATCCAAGCACAGAAAAATTAACGAAAAAAGGAATTACAAATCGAGTTCTTCAGAAAATGATGATGAACCTTTTTGCTGAAAAAATCGATATTCCTGAAAATTTACCTCAAAATGTAATTGATCATTATAAATTAGTTGGACGAAATGAAGCCTTAAAAGCGATTCATTTTCCAAAGGATTTAACAGAATTAAATGCTGCTATTCGACGTTTAAAATTTGAAGAATTTTTCTTTCTGAATTTAGCTAATCTTTCTCAAAAAGCAGTTAATAAACAAAAGAATAGAAGTAATTCTTTTCCAGAAATTGGTCATTATTTCAATAGGTTTTACAACGAATATTTACCTTTTGAACTGACAAATGCTCAAAAAAGAGTGGTTAAAGAAATTCGCTCTGATCTTCGTCAACCTGCACAAATGAATCGTTTATTGCAAGGAGATGTAGGTTCAGGAAAAACAATGGTTGCATTGTTAACGATGTTGATCGCAGTAGATAATGGCTATCAAGCTGCTTTAATTGCGCCAACCGAAATTTTGGCACAACAACATTATGAAAGTATTACAGAATTATTGAACGGCTTAGATGTTTCTGTTGAATTGTTAACAGGTTCGGTCACGAAAAAAAGGCGTCAACCAATTCTTGAGAATTTAGAAAATGGAAATCTAAAAATCATTATCGGAACACATGCCTTATTAGAAGATAACGTTATTTTTCAGAATTTAGGATTAGCGATTATTGATGAGCAACATCGTTTTGGTGTGGCTCAACGTGCTAAATTTTGGCGTAAAGCTAAACTTCCACCTCACATTCTAGTGATGACAGCAACGCCAATTCCTCGGACATTATCTATGACAATGTATGGCGATTTAGATGTTTCTGTGATCGATGAGTTACCAAAAGGTAGAAAGCCAATAAAGACTCTTCATAAAACAGATGCGCATCGGTTAAGTGTTTTTAAATTTATGAAAGATGAAATTGCCAAAGGTCGTCAAATATATGTTGTTTATCCGTTAATTGAAGAGTCTGCAAAATTAGAGTTAAAAGATTTGATGGATGGTTACGAAAGTATTTCGCGTGCTTTTCCTTTACCAGAATATGGAATTAGTATAGTACATGGAAGGCAAAAGCCTGCTGATAAAGAATTTGAAATGAATCGTTTCAAAAATCATGAAACACAAATATTAGTTGCAACAACTGTGATAGAGGTGGGTGTTAATGTGCCTAATGCTTCGGTAATGATTATCGAAAACTCTGAACGATTTGGACTTTCTCAACTGCATCAACTTCGTGGACGTGTAGGGCGGGGTGAAGAGCAGTCCTATTGTATTTTGATGACAGGAGGAAAATTGAATGACGTTTCGAAACGTCGCATTCAAACGATGTGTCAAACTAATGATGGATTTCAAGTTGCAGAGGTAGATTTGGAACTACGAGGTCCAGGCGATATGATGGGAACGCAACAAAGTGGTGTTCTAAATCTTAAAATTGCTGATTTGTCAAAAGATAAAGAAGTGTTGTATGCAGCAAGAAAATGTGTTGAAATTATCTTAAATCAAGACCCGACTTTGTCATCACCAATTTATCAAAATACAAAAAAATATTTTATTGAAAATCATAAAGATAAAGTAGGTTGGAGTCAAATTTCTTAA